A genomic region of Propionispora hippei DSM 15287 contains the following coding sequences:
- a CDS encoding dihydrolipoyl dehydrogenase family protein: MNQYDVIVIGSGSANIVLDAALEQGLKCAMIEKGRFGGTCLTRGCIPTKVMVTAADYIREIDGLSKIGVDVAPASMNWETVSRRVWQKIGESNDVLAYFKAMENLDVYQGTGYFTREKVLQVALKDGTLSEEFTANKIFIAVGSRTNVTSFDGLEEAGYVTSETLFGDKYPKKPYKSLVILGGGPIGTEFAHVFAAAGTQVTLVQRNTRLLIKEDEEISAQILKDLRRLGINVLLNQLPIAVRLENGEKVLTFSDKITSETCEVRAEEILLASGIRPNTELLHLENTSIITDSRGWIHTNEFLETNVDGIWAFGDVNGEAPFRHKANYEAEIVAYNLFGEHKQQDWRWARYDLVPVVTFTHPEVAHVGLTEQQAIQLGYEIVTAKHHYSSTAKGFALGFDPGDEHDGFVKIVVDKKTNAILGIHLIGPQASILLQPFINLMNAGETKLTPINEHIASKAVKELRASRMTRYLDPHSVKSIGETMTPHPSLSEVIMWVEYYLGGKH; this comes from the coding sequence ATGAATCAGTACGATGTTATAGTAATCGGATCAGGTTCTGCCAATATTGTCTTAGATGCAGCCCTTGAGCAAGGATTAAAATGCGCTATGATAGAAAAAGGACGATTTGGGGGGACGTGCTTAACTCGCGGCTGTATTCCTACTAAGGTAATGGTTACGGCTGCAGACTATATTAGAGAAATCGATGGCTTGTCGAAGATTGGTGTCGACGTAGCCCCGGCAAGCATGAACTGGGAGACAGTTTCCCGGCGCGTATGGCAGAAAATAGGGGAAAGCAATGATGTTTTAGCCTATTTTAAGGCAATGGAAAATCTGGATGTCTATCAGGGAACGGGTTATTTTACAAGAGAAAAGGTATTACAGGTAGCGTTAAAGGATGGTACCCTATCAGAAGAGTTTACAGCCAACAAAATTTTCATTGCCGTTGGGTCGCGAACGAATGTAACTTCATTTGATGGCTTGGAAGAGGCTGGTTATGTAACCTCTGAAACGCTATTTGGTGATAAGTATCCTAAAAAACCATATAAAAGTTTAGTCATTCTTGGCGGTGGTCCTATTGGGACCGAGTTTGCTCATGTATTTGCTGCTGCAGGTACGCAGGTTACTTTGGTACAGCGCAATACTCGTCTCTTAATTAAGGAAGATGAAGAAATCTCTGCCCAAATCTTAAAGGATCTTCGTAGGCTTGGTATTAACGTATTGTTAAATCAACTACCAATTGCTGTAAGGTTAGAAAACGGTGAAAAAGTTCTAACCTTTTCTGACAAAATAACTAGTGAAACTTGCGAAGTCCGAGCAGAAGAAATTTTGCTCGCATCGGGAATACGCCCAAACACGGAGCTTTTACATTTGGAAAATACAAGCATCATAACCGATAGCCGAGGGTGGATTCATACGAATGAGTTCTTGGAGACAAATGTTGATGGTATCTGGGCGTTTGGTGATGTAAATGGTGAAGCGCCATTTCGACATAAAGCAAATTATGAAGCTGAGATAGTCGCTTACAACTTGTTTGGCGAGCACAAACAACAAGACTGGCGTTGGGCTCGTTATGATTTGGTACCCGTTGTAACTTTCACGCATCCTGAAGTTGCTCACGTGGGATTGACAGAGCAGCAGGCCATTCAGTTAGGCTATGAGATAGTAACTGCCAAGCATCACTATTCTTCGACCGCCAAAGGATTTGCCCTTGGATTTGATCCAGGAGACGAGCATGATGGATTTGTTAAAATTGTGGTCGATAAAAAAACAAACGCTATTCTAGGAATCCATTTAATCGGGCCGCAAGCGTCCATTCTACTTCAACCATTTATTAATCTTATGAATGCCGGTGAAACTAAACTTACACCGATCAATGAACATATTGCATCTAAGGCGGTAAAGGAACTGCGCGCCTCCAGGATGACTCGCTATTTAGATCCGCACTCCGTGAAAAGTATAGGCGAGACAATGACCCCACACCCTTCGTTATCTGAAGTAATTATGTGGGTAGAATATTATCTAGGAGGAAAACACTAA
- a CDS encoding flavin reductase family protein: MPFPTILVGADVSGRPNYCTVGACGVVNLEPMLYVSLKETHYTTAGIKASGFFSVNLPSPDLAEKTDFCGVVSGKTTDKSKLFTPFYDEAGRAPMIQECPINILCKVTQTITLSGFLMFLGEIVAVYANEKGLTDGQIDPIKINPMIMMYPSYFELGKVVGTVFKDGTAYKKSLDI; this comes from the coding sequence ATGCCCTTTCCAACTATCCTTGTAGGCGCGGATGTTAGCGGCAGACCCAATTACTGTACAGTTGGCGCTTGCGGGGTAGTGAATTTGGAGCCGATGCTGTATGTTTCTTTAAAAGAAACGCATTATACAACCGCCGGTATTAAGGCGAGCGGCTTTTTCAGCGTAAATCTGCCCTCGCCGGACTTGGCTGAGAAAACTGATTTCTGTGGTGTGGTATCAGGAAAAACAACAGATAAATCGAAACTGTTCACCCCGTTTTACGATGAGGCAGGCAGAGCGCCGATGATACAAGAATGCCCAATCAATATACTTTGCAAGGTAACCCAAACGATTACTTTATCGGGATTCTTGATGTTTCTGGGCGAAATAGTAGCTGTTTATGCAAATGAAAAAGGCTTAACGGACGGGCAGATCGATCCTATAAAAATAAATCCAATGATTATGATGTATCCCTCATATTTTGAATTAGGCAAGGTTGTCGGCACGGTGTTCAAGGATGGCACAGCGTACAAAAAATCACTGGACATTTGA
- a CDS encoding glycyl-radical enzyme activating protein: protein MKLLPEQVMETYDIKKIKGNLFDIRRFSTHDGAGIRTTLFLKGCPLRCVWCHNPEGLSLKPRLMYLKNQCIHCGTCTQVCKGNSITLKGGRLHIDRTATDEWEAPIDACPAACLTMDCKSYTVEELVEVGLKDAAFFRHGGGITLSGGEPLLQEDFAIALLKAFHEAGVHTAIETSLYADQRVVEKALRYLDTIYADFKVFDSQKHKELTKVTNDKIKDNIRFLLMSNKRDQVIIRTPLIPTMTAGKENVFSIAKFIANIYPEVKYELLNYNPLAQAKYSLMEMEYCFAENPRMHTENKMNEFREVAKSAGIKNFSMEV, encoded by the coding sequence ATGAAATTATTGCCAGAACAAGTTATGGAGACTTATGATATAAAAAAAATAAAGGGCAATCTATTTGATATTCGAAGGTTTTCTACCCACGACGGTGCCGGGATTCGAACAACTTTGTTTTTAAAAGGATGTCCATTGCGGTGTGTTTGGTGTCATAATCCGGAAGGCCTTTCGCTAAAGCCACGGCTTATGTATTTGAAAAATCAGTGTATACATTGTGGAACCTGTACCCAAGTATGTAAAGGCAATTCCATTACCTTAAAAGGGGGCAGGCTGCATATTGACAGAACGGCTACAGATGAATGGGAAGCTCCAATTGATGCTTGTCCGGCGGCCTGTTTAACCATGGATTGCAAATCATATACGGTAGAAGAATTAGTAGAAGTGGGCTTAAAGGATGCAGCTTTTTTCCGGCATGGCGGAGGGATAACCTTATCGGGAGGAGAACCGCTTTTGCAAGAAGATTTTGCAATTGCATTGTTGAAAGCATTTCACGAAGCGGGGGTTCACACTGCGATAGAGACTTCGCTGTATGCAGATCAGAGGGTAGTTGAAAAGGCGCTCCGCTATTTAGATACAATCTATGCTGATTTTAAAGTATTTGATAGCCAAAAACACAAAGAATTAACTAAAGTGACAAATGACAAGATTAAAGACAATATAAGATTCCTTCTAATGTCGAACAAAAGGGATCAAGTAATTATTAGAACACCACTTATTCCAACTATGACAGCCGGGAAAGAAAATGTTTTTTCTATAGCAAAATTTATTGCCAATATTTATCCTGAGGTAAAATATGAACTGTTGAACTATAACCCTTTAGCGCAGGCAAAATATAGCTTAATGGAAATGGAATACTGCTTTGCAGAAAATCCGAGAATGCATACTGAAAATAAAATGAATGAATTTAGAGAAGTGGCGAAAAGTGCAGGGATTAAGAACTTCAGCATGGAGGTTTAA
- a CDS encoding glycyl radical protein, which yields MEDLIQTKRVSILKEKMMAQPRFVSIEQALLIKKTYEENEEKPVIIKRALALKNALLQLAIAVEPEERIVGNRTIGVRHGVVFPESGGSWIDREFEILPSRPQDKFNVRKADISSFKKIIRPYFKGKSLEDVIKTRYGQEIDEIAKVVKINQKDHAQGHICPSCTKWLQYGPGELKQQAIAKLENATGKQYDFYQSVILVMEGAQAFIMRYHDLLVEKAKQEIDAADKANMLEVAVICKNLSMKPPGSFHEAVQSIWFLFVILHMESNASSFSPGRMDSFLYPYYKKDIESGKIDKQTALEIIECIWLKFNQIVYLRNSHSAKYFAGFPIGFNIAIGGQDENGNDFSNELSFLFLKAQEHLGLPQPNLSVRLHKGTNELLLKEAIKVVAKGSGMPQFFNDEAIISSMMNLGVSEKDARDYAIVGCVELTTQGNNLGWSDAAMFNLNKVLELTLNNGKCLLNGKDIGPDFGKLMDYNTFEDLEDAFAKNINYFIEKMIPACEQVEKAHIDILPSPFLSAVIDNCLEKGMDVTAGGAVYNLSGIQMIQIANLADSLAAIKLLVYEEKRILKEELLNALQCNFEGYEVIRTMLLKRAPKYGNDIAYVDELGAKWAEFFSEKLSHYTNYRGGRYHTGMYTVSAHVPMGENVGASADGRYATTPLADGGMSPVYGRDIAGPTAVLKSVSLLDNHLTTNGGLLNMKFLPEFFKTETNIDKFTKFLRAFVDLEIPHIQFNVLRKEDLLAAQRDPEKYRSLTVRVAGYTAYFTELAGELQNEIIARTSYGDL from the coding sequence ATGGAAGACTTAATCCAGACAAAACGGGTCAGCATTCTAAAGGAAAAAATGATGGCTCAACCAAGGTTTGTATCCATTGAGCAAGCCTTACTTATTAAAAAGACATATGAAGAAAATGAGGAGAAACCAGTAATCATCAAACGGGCACTCGCATTGAAAAATGCATTGTTGCAGTTGGCTATTGCAGTAGAACCAGAGGAGAGGATTGTAGGGAATCGTACAATCGGGGTAAGGCATGGAGTCGTATTTCCGGAGAGCGGAGGTTCATGGATTGATCGCGAATTTGAAATCCTTCCAAGCAGGCCACAAGATAAATTCAATGTACGCAAGGCGGATATTAGCAGTTTTAAAAAAATAATTAGACCATATTTTAAGGGTAAGTCATTAGAAGATGTGATTAAGACCCGATATGGGCAGGAAATTGATGAGATCGCCAAGGTAGTAAAAATCAATCAAAAGGATCATGCACAAGGGCATATTTGTCCCAGCTGCACAAAATGGTTACAATACGGGCCGGGGGAATTAAAGCAACAAGCTATTGCAAAATTAGAAAATGCAACCGGAAAGCAATATGATTTTTATCAAAGTGTCATTTTAGTAATGGAAGGTGCTCAAGCATTTATTATGCGATATCATGACCTTCTGGTAGAAAAGGCAAAGCAGGAGATTGATGCTGCTGATAAAGCGAATATGCTTGAGGTTGCGGTTATTTGTAAAAATCTAAGTATGAAACCGCCTGGTTCCTTTCATGAGGCGGTTCAATCGATTTGGTTCCTATTTGTAATCCTTCATATGGAATCTAATGCATCTTCTTTTTCCCCGGGAAGAATGGATAGTTTTTTATATCCGTATTACAAAAAAGATATAGAAAGCGGTAAAATTGATAAACAGACGGCATTAGAAATCATAGAATGCATTTGGTTAAAATTTAATCAAATTGTTTATCTGAGAAATTCCCATAGCGCTAAATATTTTGCAGGATTTCCCATTGGTTTTAATATTGCAATTGGCGGCCAAGATGAAAACGGTAACGACTTTTCCAATGAACTATCTTTTCTATTTCTAAAAGCTCAGGAACATCTGGGTCTGCCACAACCCAACCTGTCGGTAAGGCTCCATAAGGGAACTAATGAACTTTTATTAAAAGAAGCAATAAAAGTAGTTGCTAAAGGTAGTGGAATGCCGCAGTTCTTTAACGATGAAGCCATTATTTCTTCCATGATGAATCTGGGCGTGTCCGAAAAAGATGCCAGAGATTATGCTATTGTAGGTTGCGTTGAGCTTACTACCCAAGGCAATAACCTTGGGTGGAGCGATGCTGCCATGTTTAATTTAAATAAGGTTTTGGAATTAACTTTAAACAATGGGAAATGTCTGTTAAATGGAAAAGATATTGGCCCTGATTTTGGGAAGCTAATGGACTATAATACTTTTGAAGACTTGGAAGATGCTTTTGCTAAAAACATAAACTATTTCATAGAAAAAATGATTCCGGCTTGTGAGCAAGTGGAAAAAGCGCATATCGATATTCTCCCTTCGCCTTTTTTATCGGCAGTTATTGATAACTGCTTAGAGAAAGGCATGGATGTGACTGCAGGGGGAGCGGTGTATAACTTATCTGGTATTCAAATGATTCAAATTGCTAATTTAGCCGATAGTCTGGCAGCCATTAAACTTTTAGTATATGAAGAAAAACGAATTTTAAAAGAAGAGTTATTAAATGCCTTACAATGCAATTTTGAAGGTTATGAGGTTATTCGCACCATGTTGCTTAAACGTGCACCGAAGTATGGTAATGACATTGCTTACGTTGATGAGCTTGGTGCAAAATGGGCCGAATTTTTTAGTGAAAAGTTAAGTCATTATACCAATTATCGGGGGGGAAGATATCATACGGGAATGTATACCGTCTCCGCTCATGTACCGATGGGTGAAAATGTGGGAGCCTCAGCAGATGGAAGATATGCAACAACTCCGTTAGCCGATGGTGGCATGTCTCCTGTATATGGAAGAGATATTGCCGGACCAACAGCTGTATTAAAATCTGTTTCTTTATTGGATAATCATTTAACTACCAATGGAGGACTGTTGAATATGAAATTTTTACCGGAATTCTTTAAAACGGAAACTAATATTGATAAATTTACAAAGTTTTTGAGAGCCTTTGTAGATTTGGAGATACCACATATCCAATTTAATGTACTAAGAAAAGAAGATTTACTTGCAGCACAAAGAGATCCTGAAAAATATAGAAGTTTAACTGTGAGAGTGGCAGGATATACTGCTTACTTTACGGAACTGGCAGGTGAATTACAGAATGAAATTATTGCCAGAACAAGTTATGGAGACTTATGA
- a CDS encoding aspartate/glutamate racemase family protein, giving the protein MKTIGLIGGLSWESTAEYYRLLNRFAKEKKGGFSQAKCIVFSVDLAEILELQDKGDWERIGFILANAAKSLEVAGSDIILLCTNTMHKVAKDIQSTISVPFLHIADETGKCLVNNHIKQVGFLGTVFTMEQEFYIGRLREKFGLEVLIPEQTDRQKISNIIYYELCMGTINNESKKYYKEVMNKLAERGAQGIILGCTEISLLVKQKDSPIPLFDTTFMHAKAAFEAAIG; this is encoded by the coding sequence ATGAAAACAATTGGTCTAATTGGTGGTTTGAGCTGGGAGTCAACGGCAGAATATTATCGCTTGCTTAATAGGTTTGCAAAAGAGAAAAAGGGAGGTTTTTCTCAGGCTAAATGCATTGTGTTTAGTGTTGATTTGGCTGAGATACTGGAACTGCAGGACAAAGGTGACTGGGAGCGGATAGGATTTATTTTAGCTAATGCCGCGAAGTCGTTGGAGGTGGCGGGAAGCGACATTATTCTCCTTTGTACAAATACAATGCATAAAGTGGCAAAGGATATACAGAGTACTATCTCCGTTCCGTTTCTCCATATTGCTGACGAAACAGGTAAGTGTCTAGTAAACAACCATATAAAACAGGTTGGGTTCCTCGGAACTGTTTTTACTATGGAGCAAGAATTCTATATTGGACGGCTTCGCGAAAAATTTGGATTGGAGGTATTAATTCCTGAACAAACTGACCGCCAGAAAATAAGTAATATTATTTATTATGAACTTTGCATGGGGACGATTAACAACGAATCAAAAAAATACTATAAAGAAGTTATGAATAAACTTGCAGAAAGAGGAGCGCAGGGAATTATACTCGGATGTACTGAGATTAGCTTGCTTGTTAAACAAAAAGACTCGCCAATTCCGTTATTCGATACAACGTTTATGCATGCTAAGGCTGCATTTGAAGCAGCGATAGGTTGA
- a CDS encoding TrmB family transcriptional regulator — MERIYDELQKLGFSKYECKAYVALLQASPITGYEISKRSGVPRSMIYEVLGKLTERGAILIVPSDPVKYEPLSVKEMVGRLRHDMDETLKYVENTLGTLKGPNELNVIAHISGRESVLNEIIHLINQTEKEAWISVWESQLPLIKPHIQKAIERGIRVFSVLFGGEGQTVGRTFHHNYMPPSVVSKRLGGCLTTIVRDQHEVIIANFMETVVPWGVKTTDPALVLIATEYIRHDIMIEEVTREFGADKLDALWRNDADLTHVITGERFK, encoded by the coding sequence ATCGAACGAATTTATGATGAGCTTCAAAAGCTGGGGTTCTCAAAATATGAATGTAAGGCATATGTCGCTTTGCTGCAGGCGTCTCCAATTACAGGCTACGAAATAAGCAAACGTTCCGGTGTACCTCGTTCAATGATTTATGAAGTACTCGGAAAATTGACTGAGCGGGGGGCAATACTCATCGTTCCGAGTGATCCGGTAAAGTATGAACCTCTTTCCGTTAAAGAAATGGTTGGCCGGTTGCGGCATGATATGGATGAAACATTGAAATACGTAGAAAACACATTGGGAACCCTTAAAGGTCCAAACGAGTTAAATGTCATTGCCCATATCAGTGGCCGTGAGTCTGTATTAAATGAGATTATTCATCTGATTAATCAGACTGAGAAAGAGGCTTGGATCTCGGTATGGGAATCTCAGTTACCACTAATAAAGCCTCATATACAGAAGGCAATCGAACGTGGGATTCGCGTATTTTCAGTACTTTTTGGCGGCGAAGGGCAAACAGTAGGTAGAACATTTCACCATAACTACATGCCTCCAAGTGTGGTTAGCAAAAGACTGGGGGGGTGTTTGACAACAATAGTGCGAGACCAACATGAAGTGATTATCGCAAACTTTATGGAAACAGTAGTACCCTGGGGGGTTAAGACGACTGATCCCGCGTTGGTACTGATTGCCACGGAGTATATCCGGCATGACATAATGATCGAAGAGGTAACCAGAGAATTCGGCGCCGACAAGCTGGATGCACTATGGAGAAATGATGCTGATTTAACTCATGTAATCACTGGTGAACGGTTCAAATAA
- a CDS encoding Y-family DNA polymerase produces MGIVDFSHFPRRSVLCIDVKSFFASVEAVRRGLDPLEAYIAVVSDLRRAGAVVLASSPRVKSEYNIKTGNRLFEIPKHSPIMVVEPNMALYINVNQTIQNIFRRFVTDEDLHVYSIDESMLDVTASHHLFGPAEAIAEAILKTVKDELGLIVTVGIGDNPLLAKLALDNEAKKRPPWIAKWTYEMVPETVWKIQPLTAFWGISRGYDGKLKRMGIYTIEGLAHANPVWLQKTLGVMGLQLYYHAWGLDASIISQKERPKSKSYSKNQILMRDYYVKAEILMIIKEMVGDVCARLRKHREKCQEVFLGIGYSDRNLDMGFTARIKLIRPAHSTDIISEATRQEFIKRWRGEAVRSVNITAGKIVPQSYEQLELFFEREEGKNHAIDGVVDDLRKRFGKKTIFYAGSMSGGTFLERADYVGGHKGKSE; encoded by the coding sequence ATGGGGATAGTTGATTTTTCTCATTTTCCCCGAAGAAGTGTATTATGCATCGATGTAAAATCATTTTTTGCGTCCGTAGAGGCGGTTCGGCGGGGGCTTGACCCTCTAGAAGCCTATATTGCTGTAGTATCGGATTTGAGGAGAGCCGGTGCGGTCGTGCTGGCCAGCAGTCCGAGGGTTAAATCGGAATATAATATCAAGACCGGAAATCGACTCTTTGAAATTCCCAAGCATTCCCCGATTATGGTAGTAGAACCCAATATGGCGTTATATATCAACGTGAATCAGACAATCCAGAATATATTCCGCCGGTTTGTAACAGATGAAGATTTACACGTTTATAGCATTGATGAGTCCATGTTGGATGTTACCGCATCGCACCATTTGTTTGGACCCGCAGAGGCGATTGCGGAGGCCATCTTAAAAACGGTGAAGGATGAATTGGGTCTTATTGTGACTGTAGGTATTGGCGATAATCCGCTGTTGGCAAAACTGGCACTGGATAATGAAGCTAAAAAGCGTCCTCCGTGGATTGCAAAATGGACGTATGAGATGGTACCGGAAACAGTATGGAAAATACAGCCACTGACTGCGTTTTGGGGCATATCCAGAGGATATGATGGGAAACTCAAACGAATGGGTATTTATACGATTGAGGGGCTGGCTCACGCTAATCCAGTGTGGTTGCAAAAGACTCTAGGCGTAATGGGATTGCAGCTATATTACCATGCCTGGGGCTTGGATGCCAGCATCATTAGCCAGAAGGAACGGCCAAAAAGTAAATCCTATAGTAAAAACCAGATATTAATGCGGGATTATTACGTAAAAGCAGAAATTCTAATGATCATCAAGGAAATGGTGGGCGATGTATGCGCTAGGCTGCGTAAGCACCGGGAAAAATGCCAAGAGGTATTTCTGGGTATAGGATACTCGGATAGGAATCTTGACATGGGTTTTACTGCACGAATTAAGCTAATTCGCCCGGCACACTCAACAGATATCATTAGCGAAGCGACACGCCAGGAGTTTATTAAACGGTGGCGAGGTGAAGCGGTACGATCGGTAAATATTACTGCTGGGAAAATCGTGCCACAAAGCTATGAGCAGTTGGAACTGTTTTTTGAAAGAGAAGAAGGAAAGAACCATGCCATAGATGGAGTAGTAGATGACCTAAGAAAGCGATTTGGCAAAAAAACGATTTTTTATGCTGGGTCGATGTCTGGTGGAACTTTCCTTGAACGGGCGGATTATGTAGGTGGACATAAAGGGAAAAGTGAATGA
- a CDS encoding GNAT family N-acetyltransferase, which produces MRIETERLIIRKFKEHDAAGLWDYLSHPRVNCFFNEKLNTFEDAVANVMLRSKDETQFAVCLKETDTVIGNLFATKDEPDTYSVGWQFNEKYEGKGYASEAARAFLKFLFNDKNARRIYAYVEDYNVRSQKLCERLGMRREAYFIEFIAFIQNPDGTPKYENTFEYAILKKEWNLLEVQQ; this is translated from the coding sequence ATGAGAATTGAAACAGAAAGATTAATTATAAGAAAATTTAAAGAGCATGACGCTGCTGGATTATGGGATTATCTCTCCCATCCACGTGTAAATTGCTTTTTTAATGAAAAGCTTAATACATTTGAAGATGCCGTTGCCAATGTTATGCTACGAAGTAAAGATGAAACACAGTTCGCGGTTTGTTTGAAGGAAACTGATACAGTTATCGGGAATTTATTTGCAACAAAAGATGAACCGGATACTTACAGCGTTGGTTGGCAGTTTAACGAAAAATACGAAGGAAAAGGATATGCAAGCGAAGCAGCAAGAGCATTTCTTAAATTCCTGTTTAATGATAAGAATGCCAGACGAATTTATGCCTATGTAGAAGATTATAATGTTCGTTCACAAAAACTTTGTGAGCGGCTCGGTATGCGTAGAGAAGCATACTTTATAGAGTTTATCGCTTTCATACAAAACCCGGATGGAACTCCGAAGTACGAAAATACGTTTGAATACGCTATTTTAAAGAAGGAATGGAACCTACTGGAGGTGCAACAGTAA